AGCGGGCAGATCAGCCCGTGTTCCCAGCAGCAGTGGTTCACCCGCGACAGCACCATCGGCAGTTGGAAGGGCGCCCTGTGGAACATGGTGTTCTCGGGTGTGCGCGGTGCACCGGCACAGAGCTTCCCGAGCCCGGCGATCACCACGTTGGCCACCTCGCCGGTGACCCAGGAGAAGCCCTACCTCTACGCCGACGCCAACGGCTACCGGGTGTTCGTGCCCTCGCTGCGGACCAACTCCAGCGGTGCCACCTGGACCAGTGGCAACACCGCCGGCAGTTCGCTGTCGATCAACCAGTTCTACGTCGCCAAGCCCGGCGTCTCCGCCGCCACCCTCAACCAGGCCGTGGCACAGGGCCTGCATCTGCTCTTCACCCCCGGCGTCTACCACCTCAACTCGACTGTCAACATCAACCGGGCCAACACCGTCGTGCTGGGGCTCGGCTACGCGACGATCGTCGCCGACAACGGCGCCCTGCCGATGCAGGTCGGTGACGTCGACGGCGTCAAGATCGCGGGCCTGCTCTTCGACGCGGGCACGGTCAACTCGCCCGCGCTGCTCCAGGTCGGCCCGGCCGGCGCCAGCGGCAACCACTCGGGTGCCCCCAACCTGATCTCCGACGTCTTCCTGCGGGTCGGCGGCGCCGGTGCCGCCAAGGTCACCAACGCCCTGGTCGTCAACAACAACAACACGATCATCGACCACATCTGGTCGTGGCGTGCCGACCACGGCAGCGGCGCCGGCTGGACCTCCAACCCGGCCGACACCGGGCTGGTCGTCAACGGCCAGAACGTCACCGCGTACGGCCTGTTCGTCGAGCATTTCGAGAAATACAACGTGCTCTGGAACGGCAACGGCGGCAAGACGATCTTCTTCCAGAACGAACTGCCCTACGACCCGCCGAGCGCTGCCGCATGGTCGCACGACGGCATCACCGGCTATGCCGCCTACAAGGTGGCCAACTCCGTCACCTCACACGAGGCCTGGGGCCTGGGCAGCTACTGCGTCTTCACCACCGACCCCAGCATCGCCGCCTACCACTCGTTCGAGGTGCCGGTGAACGCCAACGTCAAGTTCCACGACGTGCTCACGGTCTCGCTCGGCAAGGGATCCATCACCCACGTCATCAACGACACCGGATCGGCCGCGCTGCCGAGCAGCGTCACCCCGCACACCGTCGTCAGCTTCCCCTGACGCGGAACCGTTCAACAAGCCGCCCGCCGCTGGACAACGCGGCGGGCGGTGGCGTGGGCTGGCTAGCATGCGGCCGTGCCGATGACCTTTCCCGCGCATCCGGCGGGCATCCTGCCGCTGAAGCTGTGGCGGCCGCGCTGGTGGGACGGTATGGCGCTCGTGCTCGGGTCAATGTCGCCGGATCTCGCCTACCTGGTCGACGGTTCCGGTCTGCCTGTCTGGCCGTTCTCGCACCAACTCGTCGGCCTGGTCGGCTGGTGTCTGCCGATCACCCTGATCGGTTGCCTGCTCGTCCGCCGCGCCGCGCCCGTCGTGGCCGCACATCTTCCAGCGGGTGGGCGGTTCGCCTTCGACGACTACGGCGCGCTTCGTTTCTCCGGGCACCCGTGGCCGGTCACTGTTGTGTCCGCGCTTGTCGGAGCGGCCAGCCATCTGGTCCTCGACGCCGTCGAGCAACGCTTTCCGGTCCTGGAACAGCCGGGCTACCTGCTGGGCGCGATCGCCATCGTCGGCCTCGGCATCGTCATCGGGCGCGGCCGCCTGGTGCGGCGCTGGCACGGTGACCCGCCATCGGTGGTCCGGCGTCCCGGACTCTTCTGGACAGTCACCGCGGTGGTGGCCCTGCCCGGCATCGCGGTCAGCCCGTTCCTCCCGGCGGCGTTCCTCTTCCACACCACCGGCGTGCGGGTGTTGACCGCGCTCGCGGCCGGCCTCCTGGCCGCGGCGCTGGTCTGCACGCACGGGCCCGGCCGAACGGCCGGGCCCGTGCGAAACGACGAACTCAGGCCAGGTC
This genomic interval from Asanoa ferruginea contains the following:
- a CDS encoding DUF4184 family protein; translated protein: MTFPAHPAGILPLKLWRPRWWDGMALVLGSMSPDLAYLVDGSGLPVWPFSHQLVGLVGWCLPITLIGCLLVRRAAPVVAAHLPAGGRFAFDDYGALRFSGHPWPVTVVSALVGAASHLVLDAVEQRFPVLEQPGYLLGAIAIVGLGIVIGRGRLVRRWHGDPPSVVRRPGLFWTVTAVVALPGIAVSPFLPAAFLFHTTGVRVLTALAAGLLAAALVCTHGPGRTAGPVRNDELRPGRTGRAP
- a CDS encoding discoidin domain-containing protein; translated protein: MQPSFDRTGAHRRRRPILVVAAVAAALVAWALVVVMHPTSAAAACGTTNVALNRPATASSVEASRLSPDKAVDGNASSRWASAQGLDPQWIQVDLGSAMDLCQVVIAWQNSYAKSFSIDVSADGQTGWRSLYSTTTGTGGTQTIALSGTGRFIRMLGTVRATGYGYSLFEFGVYAGPSGEPSPTVTPTGGTLPGGGDLGANVIVFDPSQSSSTIQSKLDQIFAQQEKNQFGTERYQFLFKPGSYSGLNAQLGFYTSINGLGQNPQDVQIHGDITVDAGWMQGNATQNFWRSAENLSVYPVSGVDRWAVAQAAPFRRIDVHGGMTLASPNCGWASGGYIADSRVSGQISPCSQQQWFTRDSTIGSWKGALWNMVFSGVRGAPAQSFPSPAITTLATSPVTQEKPYLYADANGYRVFVPSLRTNSSGATWTSGNTAGSSLSINQFYVAKPGVSAATLNQAVAQGLHLLFTPGVYHLNSTVNINRANTVVLGLGYATIVADNGALPMQVGDVDGVKIAGLLFDAGTVNSPALLQVGPAGASGNHSGAPNLISDVFLRVGGAGAAKVTNALVVNNNNTIIDHIWSWRADHGSGAGWTSNPADTGLVVNGQNVTAYGLFVEHFEKYNVLWNGNGGKTIFFQNELPYDPPSAAAWSHDGITGYAAYKVANSVTSHEAWGLGSYCVFTTDPSIAAYHSFEVPVNANVKFHDVLTVSLGKGSITHVINDTGSAALPSSVTPHTVVSFP